TATCAATTCGAGGCTGGAGTCACCAGTTACAACATTGAATCCGGATCTCGATAAAATTGAAACAGCTCTTCCTGTTCCTGTTGCAACATCGAATATAATCCGGTTCTTATTCAATCCGGCAGCGTTTATAAATTCAACGTATTCATCTATCAGACTGTAACCTAACTCCTCAAGTATTAAATCACTTTCCGATTTATGAATTCTTTTGAAATCCCTCATTAGTACCCCAGTAAATAGATTAGCAGACCAAGGATCAGTCCGAACGTCATGTTGAATAGTTTAATTTTTATTGAGTCTTTAACCGAATAAGAAAGCATAGGAAGCATTCCATGACCATCCTGAACTATTGAACTGGCAAATAAAACCGAGAACGGAATAAGCCCTTTGGAAAAGAGCATTACAAAAATAAGATGGGGACCCGATTCCGGAAGAATCCCTATAAGAGCGGCAAGAATGAGAATCACAAAAGTGTATTCAGATGTTATACTTTTCAGATCAACAAGATTAATTGCGTACTCAACTGAAAGAAGGGCCCCAAAAGTCCAAAGAAATATTTTTACAAGATGGCCTTTAATTATATGTTTCCAGATATGATCCTTAAAGTAATGCCTGTACCCCTCGTGCCCGGGATGATATTGTTTAAACTCGCAGTCCGTACATGTTTTTATGTTGAATTTTTTTACAAGGAAATCCGTGAATAAACCCGCAAAGACACCCAGGACAAATAGAATTCCGAACAAAAGAAGGGCGGTATCGGGAAACATAGCAAGCATTACAAACTGTTCATCACCTGCGGTTGCAAGCATCATACCTGTAAGAGCGCCGAAACTAATCATTCCGTGGATATAAAGAGAAACTCCGGCAAACGATCCGAGGCACCCGGGTGCGGCACCTAAAAGTGAGGAAACAATGTATTGCTTCCATCTGTTTCCTGTCTGAAGAATCTGAACTAATTTACCTCTGGTCTTAACATTAATAATATCGACCACGACCATCATTATAAGGACAAAGGCGGTAACCTTTAGGGATTCTTTAAATACGCTAAACAATAATTCCATAATCAACTCGAGGCATTTAATAATATAACATAGTTAGATGCCGGTAATAGTAAATCGACTCTTATTCAATCAATAATAAATTTCTTTCCTGTTCCGGCTTTTACAAGATCACTTCCGAATACATCCTGAAAAATTCCGCGGGCTTTATCCCCTGTACAATGAGTCGGTGCAACAGTTAGTATATCCATTTCAAATAGTTTTCCGACTACATCGGTGATTTCATCTTCGTTTAATCTGAAGAGATGAAATCCTCCCAGGACAAGATATATTGCTTCATCCGGGAAATAATTCCTGACAACCTGCAGAATATTAAGAATGCCGGGGTGAGCACAGCCTGTAATAACCACAATACCGCTCGTAGAACGTATTGCGATTGCCTGCTCTGAAATGGGACCGATTATTTCACCTAGTGTATAGAAATCCGGAAACACTTCAGTAATTACCGAAACAGGTTTGAGACCCGCCCCTGATTTCCTAATCAATTCAGTCAGTTCCTCCGGAAAAGATTCCGGATAAAAAACATTTACCCTGGAATTATGATCAAGAAAATTCTTCAATCCGCCTGTATGATCATGATGAAAATGTGAAAGGAAAAGAGTATCGATAGATATGGGATCGATCCCGAGCTTATTCATATTCGATAAAAGAATATTACCGTTATCTCCGGTATCAAAAAGTATTTTATTTAATCCGGTATCGATATAACAAGAGAAACCCCAATCCTGTTCTAATCCGCCTAACATCGGATTATTATCGTACACCACGGTCAATTCAAGATTTTTGATCATATCCTGTAACCAGAATAATTTCCTAATAAATATTTATTACTTCATGGTAAAAGAATCGCTGCGGAAATAACTGTAGTCCACAATCCCTTTTTATCTCCTTCGGCTGTCTGTGTTACATTAAAAGTTTTTACAAACTTACCGGACATTTTAAAAACCTGTTCTCTTTCATTCCAGTCGGTCTCAGAGTCGAATTCAACTCCCAGAGTGGTTGCAAGCATCTGGGCTGCAAGATCTTCGGCATAATCACCGGCAATTCTTTCTTTGACACCATACGGGTGGTATTCCGATAAGTATCCGTACTGTTTGCCATTGGTTGGAATTGCAACTCCAATGGACGATGCGATCAAACGATTCGGTTCGTTAGTAGAATTTCGCGCCATAACGGCAAATGTAATCTGTCCGGCACCTATTTCTCTAAGCCCATCCTGTTTTGTAATTCGCCTGCAACCGGGAGGATAAATGCTACTTACCATAACCAGATTACATTTCTCAATGCCTGCATTTCTGAGTGCGGCTTCGAAGGAAGAGAGATAATCTTTATGTCTTCCCACACCTTTTGTGAAAAATATTTTAGTCGGTACGTACAATTTCTCACCTCATGTATTTGGATTAATAAATATTGAATTCCACCTTAAGAAGAAAAGATCTCCGAAACTTATATTTAGTTTTCGATCCCGCTCTTAACGGGATCGAATTGAAATATTTCTGATGGAACCTTAATTGATTTTTTAAGTCAGGCTTACCTTGAGCATCCAGATCTGTTTTTCAATCCATGCTACGTTATCATCCGCAATACCTGTTGTTGGAGCATCATTATTTTCTCCGGCCAATTTCGAAATTGATTTGAATTCTTCATTCATTAATTCGAAATCGGAAAGAACGGAACTCAACACCGTCTTACCGTCGAAGTCGTTCCTGTTTTCTTCCTTCAATGCGGCTGCTTTAAGGTAATCCTGCATAGTTGAAAGAGGTTTTCCTCCAAGCTGAATTATCCTTTCTGCAATCTCATCATATTGTTCAGCAAAGTAGTCATAATATCCTTCTGTCATTTCATGTATCGACTTGAAATTAATTCCTTTTACATTCCAGTGGTAGTTGTGAAGTTTTACATAGAGCAACTGGATGTTCGCCAGGTTTTTGTTTAGCAGTTCAAGTAAAGCATTATTCTTCATTTCTTTCTCCTTTTTTAATTAGATAAATAATTATTAACCGCTTCTTTTACTTTCATACTTCCTTTGTATCCGGGAACAATTGTTATGCCCCCTTTATTAAGGGCTTCCTCGGCTTTATCACCAACATGACCTGTGATTAATACCTGAACGCCTTTACTGATTATAAGAGAAGCGGCTTTTGGTCCGGCACCACTCTGCATTTGTTCCCCGAGATTCGATACCGCTTCGAACTTCATTGTCTCAGGATCTACGATGATGAAATACGGACATCTTCCGAACTGTTCGCTTACGAGCGCATCCATTGAACCGCCGGTTGCAGTAACCGCAATCTTACCTTGTGCCGTATTTTTATTCTCATTCATATTCACCTCTAATTAATTAACATATATTGAAAACTGTATCTCAATTTTTTTCAAGATTGACAGAAACTCTCTGTGTATTTTTTCATTTTCTTCAATGAGATTTTTCCCGTGAATTAAATATTCTACAAAGAGTTGATTGAAAGGAATAGATCCGAGAACCGGTATATTTAAACTTTCCGCATATTTGAAAATTCGCGAGGTGATGTTTTCATTAAGATCATACTTGTTTATTATGATACCGGAAGGAATTTTAAAAGTACCTAAAAGTTCGACGAGCCGTTTTAGATCGTGAAGACCGGACAATGTGGGCTCTGTTACAATAACCGCATAATCCGCCGCAGATAAGCTTGCATTTACCGGGCAGCCGATTCCGGGAGGACCATCTATAATCACCCATTCAGTTCCGTAACTCATATTCTTCAGAGCTCTTTTTTTTATTTCCGAAACTAATTTGCCGGAATTTCCTTCACCCGGAGTTAGTCTAGCATAATAAAATTTTGACTTATCAGGCAGGTTACATTCGAAATATGTTCCGGACAAAACCGGCTCAAATCTGATTGCATTTTCCGGGCACATACGGTAACAGAATCCGCAACCTTCACAGCTCAACGGATCGACTTTAAAATCTTTTATCGCATCAAACCGGCAGGCGTTTACACACTTTCCGCATTGAGTACAAAGTATGGAATCAATTGCCGCTTTTTTCCCTCCATAATAATTATAACTATTTACAACCTCCGGACGCAGAACAAGATGAAGATTAGCGGCATCTACGTCGCAATCAATAACTACTTTTGAATCAATTAAACCGGCCAGGCCCGCAGTTATTGTAGTCTTTCCTGTTCCGCCTTTACCGCTTAAAATCACTATCTGTTTGAATTCTTTATCCGGCATCAACTTCTTCCGATATTTCAACAATCCTTTTATAGAGAGAAATAAAATCTTTTTTTAGTTCCGGAAACCGCTCGGAGGGTAAGCATCCCGTTGAATATGCCTCGGCATATTTCCTATCGAATATAATTTTAAGAAGGAGATCTATATTACTTTCTTTCAAATATTTTTCAGTTTCTGTAAATGCGGAATTATATTTATTGATTACAACTCCGAAGGGAATTCCAAGAGTCCGCAACACCTCAACAGCAAGCTTAAGATCACTAAGACCGAAAGGAGATGATTCCGTAACAAGAATACAATAGTCAGAGTTTTTAACGGCATCGACCATAGAGCAGGAAGTACCCGGTGGCGAATCGATAATGCTGGTTTTCGCAGGATCGATTTTTTTCTTTACTTCAGAAATCAATGGAACTGCAGTGACTTCTCCAATATTTAAAATTCCGCCGGTATAAATATTCCCGTCGGAGTATTTTCCGGTTCTAACAATTCCGATCTCCTTTTCCCTTTCACTAATTGCATGAGAAGGGCAGAAAAAACCGCAAGCACCGCAGGAATGACACATTTCCTCAAAAAGTACGATTTCAAATTTCAGATTTACAAGGGCATTGAATTCGCATACATCTACACAGGCACCGCAAAACGTGCAGATATTGTAATCAATTTCCGGCAGGAGTTTTACAGAACTTTCAACGGAAACAATTTCAGGATTCAACAGGAGATGTCCGTTTGGTTCTTCAACATCGCAATCCAAATAGACGGAATCCTTAATAATAGAGGCCAGTCCGGCGGCCACAGTTGTTTTGCCAGTACCCCCTTTACCAGATGCTACGGATATAATCACCTTTCCTCTCTAATTACAATTATGGTCGTGATCATGGTGATGTTTACAAGCTTCGTATCCCAACAATTTTCCCTGGAGAAAACGGTGGATCGCCTCTTCGTAAAGGAGCCCCGGTGCCGTAATTACATTTATACCGAATGAAAGAAAATTGGACACTGCTTTCTGTCCCATTCCGCCGGCAATAATTGTATCCACATTAAACTGCTTTACATATCCTGGCAACTGACAGGAACCGCCGTGTTCGCCCGCAAGCGGATTGAAATAGATTTCGGTTTTTAATATTCTTTTTTCATTATCGAGTTCACACACATTGAATTTTGAACACCTTCCGAAATGTTCTGCAACCCGTTCCTGCTTATTATATTCTTCAATTGCAACAGCTATTCTCTGATTCATATTTCTCCTTTAATTTATTACACTTCTGGATTTTAACATTCTCTACCCGATCTGAACCGTTTTCTCCCGGATTTGAAGGAAAAGACGGATTGATCGAAAACTTCCAACCGCCCTTCATTTAAAAGTTGAATTACCTTCTCAACATCGTTTTCAGTAGTCTGATATACTTTAATATTCGCGGACAGAAAAAACCTGAGCGGATTACGTCCGATCTGTCTAACAATAACCGCGTCGATATTCTTTTCGATTAAATATTGTGCTGTCCTTATTCCTGCACCGCCGAGTTCAGATGTGAAAGGATTCGGAAATAGATTCCTGGTATGATTCGAATCATCATACAGCATGAAGAATCCGCACCTTCCGAACAGATCCGAGACGATGGAATTATTCCCTACCTTTTCCAATGCAAGGGCAATTGTCATAAAAAATTTTATTCACTATTCCGGTTCGCTGAATTACGGCCTCTATTTTTTCTATTCCTGCCTCCAAAACAATTTCCTTTACCGCTTCCACGGGCTCTACCGCCCCGTCCTACTCCAAGGATCTCCTGACTTTTTTCAGAAATTGATTCAGCTCTATTTTCGTTATCACGGCAGCGTCCTCTTTTTCTTCCTGTTAAAGGGCCGCTACCGGCCGGACCTGTTCTATCAAAACCAGGCATTATAACCTCCTATGATTTCTATTTATAATTGATGAAATAAATACAACTAAATTTCTATTACCGAGTTTTTCGAATCTCCAAACGGAGATGTAACTTGCTTATCTGCAGCCGGTTCATTCAGCCAGATAACACCGTTGCATAAATACTTAAAACAATATTCGCGCCCGGTTTCAAGAACTATTTCCGCTGAAATAGATCCATTGCTCATCCTATGCGTAAATTTGTTTTTATGCGAGTCCCAATCGTTAAAGTCGCCAACTACGCATATATCATCGAAATTCAGGGAGATTTCAGCCGGGAGCGTAAAAACAACCTGACATAATTTTTTATCCCTGGAATACTTTTTCTCAATTGCCATTTTGTACCTCCTCTTCTTCATTGATTTTTTTTAGATTCCTTAGATAGTATATGGAGTTTGAATATTTAACTTCCACAAGGAGTCTCTTCTCAACCAGATCATCAATCAGTTCCCAATCAGATTTTGCTTTAAATAAGAATTCCTCTACAGCGTCTTTTCTCATCGGGTGAACTGATAGTATGCTCAACAATTCCCCGGAGAGGTTCGATGCATAGCTGAAGTTAATTCCTTCATAATAAGTTATTAGTTCAACATTGGGGATCATACTGCTGTAGATTTGAAAAGCATCATTCAGTTTTTCTTCAGAAGTTGGATTTACATTTTTTTCTGCCGGTGGCCGCGTGGGTGTAAGTATAAATGCTTTTGCAGGTTTAATTCCGCTTATCAGTTGTGCCGTTTTATAAAGGGATTCTACGAAATCGTTTACTCCTTTTACCAACATGGTTTCTGTTACTAATTCATTTTTAAAAACATTTGCGAACTCCCGGATCCCTTCCAGAATATTTTTAAGAATCAGAGTTCCGTGAGGTCTGTTTATCTTTTTCCAGATGTCTTCATATACCGAGTCGATTTTTACCGAGACCCAATCAGCACCCAGCAAATCGTTACGGACATCCCCTTCACAGAGTAATGATGAATTAGTAATTACGGCAATTTTTAATCCGAATTTTTTTAATCGTTCAATCGTATTTCCTAAGTTGATATCTAGAGTCGGTTCCCCGTCAGGTACAAAAGTCAGGTAATCAACCTTTTCACCTGTTTTCTTTAAATGAGATAATTTTTCGGCAACCTGATCATATATCTCCTCAGTTGTAAAAAACTTATCTCTTCTTACTGACATCGAATCAGTCTTTCCAACCTGACAGTAGATACAGGAATAGCTGCAGACTTTCGGCGGAATATTATTAATTCCGAGACTTCTGCCTAGCCTGCGCGACGGTATGGGTCCGAAAACAATCATTCATTCACTCTAACAGGTTTACTAATCATACGACAATCTTACTTCCCGTTCTTTTATTGTCGGTTCAATTAATTTTTTCCATTCGTCCGTATTCCATGTATCCAGATTCGAATGTGTTATAAAATATTTTTCCGGAATTGGATGCGTTCCTACGACAACTTTCATTTTGTACTTATCTTCAATAAATCTTTTAAAGTGGTCTACATAAGGACAGGGTGGATAACCGACGACCATTCCGGTAGCGAAATGAATAACTTCCGCGCCGTTCTTTTTCATCTCTTCAGGTGCATACTCAATATTTCCGCCTGGACACCCGCCGCACGTAGTAAAACCGACAAGTTCAACTTCGCTATCCTTATAAATATCAAAAGCGCCTTTTCTTTCACTGATCGATCTGAAACATTTTCCTCCTGCACAGGTTGAGTATCTGTCGCAAATAATTATTCCGATTTTTACTTTATTCTCCATCTGATCACCCTTAATTTTCTTCAGGAATTATTTTTAATTAACAATTTTTCTTCCTTTGACTTTCCTTGGATCGCCGGAATATCCGAGTGATTTCCAATCCATTCTTCCTTTGCTGTTGTGGCAGTCATTGCATTTAAGAGCTTCCTCTTTAGGAGCTACCATATGATTAATCGGCCAGTACATTTCAGTTTCAATAAAGTCATACTTGCCTGAATAAGGAATATTTACTTCTTTCATTCCGATTTCAGAAGCCGGATTCCAATCATATTTCTGCCAGTAACCTCCTTCGCCAAAAAGTCGGGGAACTATTAGATAGTTATTCTGCGAGTCATAAATCTGTTTTCCCCTCATTACTTTGAAAGGAGCAATTTTGGCTTTGGAATCTTTAATATCCCCGTTGAGGGAGTTAAGCATCACAACTTTTGATGGATCAATCTTATCACCCATTGTATAGTATGAAGCACTTCCGTTATACCATTTGTAAGTGGGGATAACATTTTTATCCCATTTGA
This Melioribacteraceae bacterium DNA region includes the following protein-coding sequences:
- a CDS encoding putative manganese transporter — protein: MELLFSVFKESLKVTAFVLIMMVVVDIINVKTRGKLVQILQTGNRWKQYIVSSLLGAAPGCLGSFAGVSLYIHGMISFGALTGMMLATAGDEQFVMLAMFPDTALLLFGILFVLGVFAGLFTDFLVKKFNIKTCTDCEFKQYHPGHEGYRHYFKDHIWKHIIKGHLVKIFLWTFGALLSVEYAINLVDLKSITSEYTFVILILAALIGILPESGPHLIFVMLFSKGLIPFSVLFASSIVQDGHGMLPMLSYSVKDSIKIKLFNMTFGLILGLLIYLLGY
- a CDS encoding MBL fold metallo-hydrolase translates to MIKNLELTVVYDNNPMLGGLEQDWGFSCYIDTGLNKILFDTGDNGNILLSNMNKLGIDPISIDTLFLSHFHHDHTGGLKNFLDHNSRVNVFYPESFPEELTELIRKSGAGLKPVSVITEVFPDFYTLGEIIGPISEQAIAIRSTSGIVVITGCAHPGILNILQVVRNYFPDEAIYLVLGGFHLFRLNEDEITDVVGKLFEMDILTVAPTHCTGDKARGIFQDVFGSDLVKAGTGKKFIID
- a CDS encoding arginine decarboxylase, pyruvoyl-dependent: MYVPTKIFFTKGVGRHKDYLSSFEAALRNAGIEKCNLVMVSSIYPPGCRRITKQDGLREIGAGQITFAVMARNSTNEPNRLIASSIGVAIPTNGKQYGYLSEYHPYGVKERIAGDYAEDLAAQMLATTLGVEFDSETDWNEREQVFKMSGKFVKTFNVTQTAEGDKKGLWTTVISAAILLP
- a CDS encoding DNA starvation/stationary phase protection protein is translated as MKNNALLELLNKNLANIQLLYVKLHNYHWNVKGINFKSIHEMTEGYYDYFAEQYDEIAERIIQLGGKPLSTMQDYLKAAALKEENRNDFDGKTVLSSVLSDFELMNEEFKSISKLAGENNDAPTTGIADDNVAWIEKQIWMLKVSLT
- a CDS encoding NifB/NifX family molybdenum-iron cluster-binding protein — its product is MNENKNTAQGKIAVTATGGSMDALVSEQFGRCPYFIIVDPETMKFEAVSNLGEQMQSGAGPKAASLIISKGVQVLITGHVGDKAEEALNKGGITIVPGYKGSMKVKEAVNNYLSN
- a CDS encoding ATP-binding protein, which produces MPDKEFKQIVILSGKGGTGKTTITAGLAGLIDSKVVIDCDVDAANLHLVLRPEVVNSYNYYGGKKAAIDSILCTQCGKCVNACRFDAIKDFKVDPLSCEGCGFCYRMCPENAIRFEPVLSGTYFECNLPDKSKFYYARLTPGEGNSGKLVSEIKKRALKNMSYGTEWVIIDGPPGIGCPVNASLSAADYAVIVTEPTLSGLHDLKRLVELLGTFKIPSGIIINKYDLNENITSRIFKYAESLNIPVLGSIPFNQLFVEYLIHGKNLIEENEKIHREFLSILKKIEIQFSIYVN
- a CDS encoding ATP-binding protein, with product MIISVASGKGGTGKTTVAAGLASIIKDSVYLDCDVEEPNGHLLLNPEIVSVESSVKLLPEIDYNICTFCGACVDVCEFNALVNLKFEIVLFEEMCHSCGACGFFCPSHAISEREKEIGIVRTGKYSDGNIYTGGILNIGEVTAVPLISEVKKKIDPAKTSIIDSPPGTSCSMVDAVKNSDYCILVTESSPFGLSDLKLAVEVLRTLGIPFGVVINKYNSAFTETEKYLKESNIDLLLKIIFDRKYAEAYSTGCLPSERFPELKKDFISLYKRIVEISEEVDAG
- a CDS encoding NifB/NifX family molybdenum-iron cluster-binding protein, with the translated sequence MNQRIAVAIEEYNKQERVAEHFGRCSKFNVCELDNEKRILKTEIYFNPLAGEHGGSCQLPGYVKQFNVDTIIAGGMGQKAVSNFLSFGINVITAPGLLYEEAIHRFLQGKLLGYEACKHHHDHDHNCN
- a CDS encoding NifB/NifX family molybdenum-iron cluster-binding protein, which translates into the protein MTIALALEKVGNNSIVSDLFGRCGFFMLYDDSNHTRNLFPNPFTSELGGAGIRTAQYLIEKNIDAVIVRQIGRNPLRFFLSANIKVYQTTENDVEKVIQLLNEGRLEVFDQSVFSFKSGRKRFRSGREC
- a CDS encoding DUF5320 domain-containing protein, whose amino-acid sequence is MPGFDRTGPAGSGPLTGRKRGRCRDNENRAESISEKSQEILGVGRGGRARGSGKGNCFGGRNRKNRGRNSANRNSE
- a CDS encoding isoamylase early set domain-containing protein produces the protein MAIEKKYSRDKKLCQVVFTLPAEISLNFDDICVVGDFNDWDSHKNKFTHRMSNGSISAEIVLETGREYCFKYLCNGVIWLNEPAADKQVTSPFGDSKNSVIEI
- a CDS encoding radical SAM protein, which translates into the protein MIVFGPIPSRRLGRSLGINNIPPKVCSYSCIYCQVGKTDSMSVRRDKFFTTEEIYDQVAEKLSHLKKTGEKVDYLTFVPDGEPTLDINLGNTIERLKKFGLKIAVITNSSLLCEGDVRNDLLGADWVSVKIDSVYEDIWKKINRPHGTLILKNILEGIREFANVFKNELVTETMLVKGVNDFVESLYKTAQLISGIKPAKAFILTPTRPPAEKNVNPTSEEKLNDAFQIYSSMIPNVELITYYEGINFSYASNLSGELLSILSVHPMRKDAVEEFLFKAKSDWELIDDLVEKRLLVEVKYSNSIYYLRNLKKINEEEEVQNGN
- a CDS encoding CGGC domain-containing protein, producing the protein MENKVKIGIIICDRYSTCAGGKCFRSISERKGAFDIYKDSEVELVGFTTCGGCPGGNIEYAPEEMKKNGAEVIHFATGMVVGYPPCPYVDHFKRFIEDKYKMKVVVGTHPIPEKYFITHSNLDTWNTDEWKKLIEPTIKEREVRLSYD